The following nucleotide sequence is from Mytilus galloprovincialis chromosome 12, xbMytGall1.hap1.1, whole genome shotgun sequence.
TTGCCATAAACCAATGAATTAATTCACTTAAATTCTACTACTGCCGACCTAGTATTGGCTCCCTGCAATTTATGTCAACGGGTTTAAAAAGCAGTTCACAACAACTTTGTTCAGATGCAAGCGGTTTGATGTCATGTGTAATGTAGAAGAAACTAACACAGCTGCGCGTTCTTGAGAGTGTTTCGAAAATGGAACCCAATGTTGTAATAAACAGTAACTATTTGAAAATTCTTTGAATCGACTGACTTTAACTTAAAACTGAATAAACAAAAGCGACTTACCATTACACGGGCTCCATTTCCCATCAGCAATATTGATATTGCATTTCTCGACCTCAATTCCGTCTGTACTCTGTGAAGAAGTGACATCTTTCTTGTTGTGCCATAGTAATCGCTTCATTAAACTCGTTTTTCCTACTCCGTGTTTTCCAATAAATACTAGTCTTGCAAAATGAAGTTTGCCGCATTCACCTTTCAGAAAAAGTTCATGTATAAACTTTTGTCTTTCGTCATCTAAaagcaaaaagaaaaaatacatttcCTTTTAGTCCAAAACATGTACATGCAATTTGTGTATATGCATTTTGGCGTGGTTAGGTACATACCTTACATACAACCATAATGTAATGTTGtaatggcgttttcagtttgtttttgatttatgagttttcctgtccctttggtatctttcgtccctcttttgtaatgGATAGGTTATGTTTTTTGTCCTTCGTTTCCGATTATCTGCCTTATCTTTGTGTCATTTTGGGTTGCGTTTTGTTGTGTCATattttagtgggttttttttttttttggctgattaagataaaaaaaaatgttgactgctgtaccactatgacatttttatatattttgactgTTTGGTTTGTCACGCATAGTTTTAAGTATACTATAATTATACACAATTATCATACAAATCAGATGTTTTACTAGCTATAAAAACTAGGTTTACGtctttattttatacataaaaaatgcctgtaccatgtcagatatatgacagtttgtttttcaattcgtttgatgtgtttgagcttttgattttgccatttgataaggaccTGTCAAATTCGAATTTTCCTTAGAGTATATTTGTTGTTTAACTTTTGATGATAGTGTTGTTTAGTCTAATTATATTGATGaacttaattttatatttttacaaaattacgATTCATTAAAACTGTTGCATACCTGTGGTTTCATTTCCATTTAATTGCGTGGATATGTCATCTGCAACTATAGATAGACATATCTGATCAGAAAAAGTATGCTTGCTTAAGTGTCTCAAAATGTAATTTGTCTATTAGATGATTATGAAAATAAGGTATAATTGTCAATTAATCAAGGTTTAAATTAAATGGATGCAAGCAGTTATAGTCATCCGTACTGtcttttaacaattagacaacaCCATACCGTATTTtcggctataaaagacccaaACATACATAACATTAaacaattcatttaaaaaaaacggtTTAATAGATAACAATACATTTTACTTAAAACAAACATCACAGATATGTACGAACGACAACCATCGAACTTTATCGGATAACAgataaattatcacgttgtgattggttaaacgccgtcacgtagtgaccccctatgagactgtagggggttcatgacgcgttaatggtgacgtcatctattgctgttgttgtatttcattgtttattttttaacaaaacgcagcagcaaaagtccagcgtccgataaattcgttattcggttaactactgaccccctacggatccatagacatgatagagggtgaataaaattcacaGGGGATCGGCCTCCGGAGAGACAGCTTAAATACAAATTACGGTTGTATTGATGAAGGACGTATAAACAGCCTGCACAGAGATATCTTTAATCAAACTGAATAAACATTTGTATTTCGGATCTTATAACCTTTATTGGAATCAGTGCTAACTAAATGGATGTCTAACATTTAAATTTAATCTATATAGTTTATCATGTAATGTGTTTTGCTGGTCTCTTTATGTTCTGTAATTGTTCTAATAAAATACTGGTAAAAGAATTGTCAAATGCTCTCTACATAATgcgtgtaaaaaaacaaaacaaaacaaaaaacacaactgataaaaaacaaacaaacaaactataaaaaatacttGGTTTTCTTATAGTATTTCTTAATCTTGTGATATctatgaactttatcttatattcTAAATTATGAAGATTCAAATTATTTTACTTACCTATTGTTTCATTTTCATCAATGTGTTTGGATATAGCACCTGTAACTTTATATATCAAGATATAGTATGAATATGGCTCAATACATAAATGATTTAATAGATGAGTTTGTTCCAGAAGAAAgatgattttaaaaatgtatttaaaggcCGGTTGCCAAAGTCACAAATACTTCAAGGCTATATCAGATGTCATTCGaattgaatatatatgtttacttTGAAATTCATTTGGTAGTTAAAAGAAAATATAGTTAAGTTTTTCATAAATCAAGAACAAAGGTCACGTGTCGTTTTCAAGGAAAACAAAGTTGAATATCTCATTATAATTTTAACCTTGTTTTAGCAGTAGAATAATTgaaaacttgaattttcatcaattACGCATACCGCCAAGTATTTATTTAGATTGGCATGAATCATGATAGACATGAAAGAGACATTGCGttatacaaataaacaatgtCATTACTTACTGCATCTTAATACTGGTATTGACATCCGCATCATTGTATTTGCATACAAATAATCATAATATGGCGTAGGAAATTTATCGAATCACTTTAACTAAACTTGTctatgattttatattttgtgttttgtttaaaaattagaCATGCTGATACATGAAATAGCAGATAGCAGATAACTGAATAGACACAAAACAGAGATATGTGCTCTCTACAAATAGATGAATTGCTAACTATGGATACCAATTTCATTCCCCAGGttattgttatcaatttttatcacgttatcttactgttgatttttatttgtaaataatcaatttgccttagtctagaattttagtatattggaggactttttgtcttattctaaaaatatgccttaaattgtaaaaataatcgAATTAGCTCTCGCGGCGATATAGCTTTTTTGTGCTAAAGTggcgttaagcaaccaacaatcaatcaatcactttTTTCTTCTATATGTTGGGTGTCTTTGTAGCTTACCAAAGTCGCTGACGTTTAACACTACGACAGCAACgacaaaataaactaaaaaaaagagaaaacggTGTAATTATAGAAGAATACACTATAAGTTGTATAACAATGTATAACAGGTATAATATCCAGGGAATTCCAAagacatgattattttttttaattgcatgcCTTCAGTTTAACAACTTCGAAACTATTTCTTTGTATGTTACAAATGACAATTCAAGATGTTCAAAACAAAATCAGTTTAATAGTATTTTTCATAATGTTGGTCCTTTCGctaagttaaaacaaaatgtttgaccCTCTTTGTTATGATAAAAGGTACATTGATGATTCATTTCCgcttaaaaatcaaattttcttaGTATTAAAGCAGTACATGATGTGTATTGAAACAAATCTGCCCAAATGAATCttgataatttcaaaaagaaaaggtTTAAAAGTAACATCAATGAGGCCTTTTAAGATATAGCGTGATGATTCTAGTCGAGttctatgaatattttttttctttaggcaGCTCTGTTATTGTTGAAGCACGAACTGTTGCCTATGATTTGTTATATCCATttcatttgacatgtttgacttctggtggatagttttctctttggcaatcatactacatcttcttatttttatgttttgcttACCAAAATAGGTTACTTTGCATGTAATAGATATCACAAATCATTTACAGTCGTCTAGTAAACTATATTTTCCTCTCGATACAAAATTTGTTTTTCGCAGTATACAATGTACTTACCGACTATACTAGCAATGATGAAATATGCAACGTGATGAGCACTGGAGTAGcctgaaataataatataaacatgtcTTTGTTTAAATAAGATTCGATCTCCGACTTCAAGTAACATGAATAATGTTATATACCAAGtgcacagtgtagatactattttgtacgctatccggaagtcgcgattttcgaagctagaactttttggatcacattttaaatttgatgggtatactgaattaaacggtaagttgatcatctgtacattgcttaatgattaattcagccgacatcgatattctcaaatggtttagaattaaattccgcacattcattattcgtatctttgtcttaatcaagagatttgcaagtgcatcactaagaaaaatcagtcggcgaacctaaaaacaatctgtTTACCCTCTaagtgtacaaattaacgtaaaaccCTGACTTAATTAACTATATGAAGTACATTTCAAGTgttggtaaaagtttcaaccagatctttaaagccagaaataaaaaaattacacttgtttgaatttctcactgtacgatcagtctcgcttgtatattttaaaactgtatgatcagtctttatgtcactgtattctagtggtgatttcaaagttatttacgatacattagaaagtggcatttttctaaataacacaaatatatttcaatacattcacatcctgaaaacttatgaaacatgttttagcttgatagggtgaactcgacttactacattaagtataaggatgtttaaatgttgctaaaataagaggaaaatttgatgtatactagtatataagtttcagaaatgtcctccgttattcttaaaattgtacaaacacacatatttagttgttatataaaaatgcatgtatttacacacattcgaggccgtactgtagcctataattgatcacagttccttcactttgtttaagatgtggagctgtctctttgacacttaattgtacaccactttgtcaagcggggggttatagtgataaagaatTCCGTCTTCCCGTTCGTCCGTTGCaccggtacaatatgtttcgccggttttttaacgcatctcctcataaaccacttaatatacattgggggttccggccatttttaaatagagagggggtccaatccaggagaaaaggggattccaaatgtatgttcccatacaaatgcattgatagttaaaaaagggtttcaaactgccggatctcctttttttgaatccgtcactgatataactattaattaatctaATTCGgtttccttatcataaatgataatgactgtattgtgcactgtctatttcgaattttagtaaaaatcttttatggggttactttatataagatacggacttgaacacTTTTTTGCATTATATGGCGGCAtccatcaggtatttccaacacctcctaaaccaatcattaaagttttctgaaattgctccatttttactcgattaatgcattatggaccttctatttctgtaaaacttaccaaaattatatcacatgaattatcccactacgcaaagctgtctttattaatttttttgttattttaaaagagacaagcttgagttatgttatcatcaattggtcaacggtGGACGGTGTAAAAAATCTGTAAACATGTAATAGGCtagctaaacagataactgtaaagttacactattacaaagtccacaagcgaatcatgtattactttttaggcatttgattttgaataagactgatggaacaaaaatacaactattttgccgtctaaaaaattcatcagaaatatatttgtattgtctgatgaaagtaattacacgttatagttccctggatagttcataatatcacatatacacgtatataccttcaaattgctgttgttttttcttcaaaatcacgactggtcatacagtcaaaaaatctgaaatcgcttctagaatacagtcatttctagactgatcgtactgtaatttattttgggatcctcaaggaaaacatattttgtatgggaaatacgaatattctacttaaatacgaaaagaatattgaaacagtatatatttaactgtaaactgatgcaaatatttgcaataaaagattatttgctttgtactacgagggcaaaattgtccatcgatttcacttttttgtaccaagttgatgtgatgcacaagtatattttatattctaatgcatgtttttgttacagttactcatatgtatgatgctatatataccttgaagatgttcaaatcactttgtagatataggagtaaacaaatgaggAGAAAATTTACCGTAGGCAAAACTGTCCTGctagccagttggaaatcatcgcttcgaaaatcgcgacttccggatagcgtacagaatagtatctacactgtgaagTGTGTATTAGAccgttgttttctattcgtttgatttgttaacttttgattttgctatttgataagggattttttgTTCTGAAATTTCCTTAGAGTTGATAATAATAATTGTTAACGGGATGTTCCCTTCCTGTCACAAAGGATGCTAAGCACATTTAAAAAGTCTTGCAAATTGATAGGTCAAACATGCATTTCAGATTCGTATGACCTATAAGAGTTTCccaattaaaaacaaagaaagaaattAAACTTCAATACGATTGTGAAGTGCATATAGTAGTTGGCAATAACGACTAGGTCTACCTTTGCGTTGTATTAGAAAACCTTTTAAGTTTTGGGCaactcattattttataattggtCAATGAACATAAATGAACAAATCAATGTTATCTAtgtcaatgcaaaaaaaaaagactggTGATACAATTAAAACGAAATATCCACCCTCAGCGAGGACACTAAATACCGATACCATTATACAATAAGATAATTATTTAACATGTCAACATATTGGCATATACGATGAAGAATGTCGACTAAACGTCATAACCAAACATTGTTGGAAATTTAAAAGGAGATAAAAACTCAAGGTCATAGCTGGTGTTGGTAAACTTCAACAAGGTTAAACGTTTGTTTATCGGTATTATACAATGCCAAAAGTATCTTATTTGTAACCAATCATGGCAAGATAAAGTTTAATATGACAGCAACTGAAAGTTTCGAACAGTGTTTCATTCTGGATCCATCTTCATAGAGTCTAAAGAATCGCCGTTGATGTTTAAGTGGCTTGGTGAAATGTGAAATACAAAGCAATTTGAAACCGAAGCATACGTGGGTATcctttacttttacttttatttgtttgtttttatagtaattcagattataacacaattttgactgcAGTATCCGTATTTGAtacattttaacctattatgtctgtttgttttgatcacaaatggttgtcaatataatggaatttgatgcgactgtcatataagtgagaggttcagctttaaaaccaagtttaatgAACCATTTTCTACAGAGGACAATGCCtctactaagtcaggaatatggcagttgttgtccatGCGTTTAacgtgttttagcttttgattttgccatttgattagggaagttcctttttaaattttcctcggagttcgttttTGGGGGGATTTTGCTTTTGACATGACAAGTTTTTGACCTTTTTTCAGtaaaaatattatctttaaatGATAACCTTTTGTGTTGCTTTCGTTTAACTGGGCTGTATTTTCATCTGTGTTGTATGGTCTGCAAAAGAGTCATGTTAATAGTTCTAACAATTTACTCAATTGCATATATAAAGAGATCATCAATTCGGTTATCAATTTAATTGTTTTTCGTGCCTCACTCACAATtaataagataataaaaaaaaatatttcattataccacaattatatatatcttccgcaattttctaaaatgtgtatttttgaaaacaaattattactcAGTGGTAGGGAAGTGATTAGGCTGTTTCTACTTTTTAACGATttaacatgatcatgatgattaaggtatatatatacaaaaaaaggtTTACATCCAGATTTTATTCTTAAAGGAAAAAAGTATTAAATCAGCAAAATATTTCTTCAATATGTTTAACAATTCGCCGTTTCAAGTTCTATAATAATCTTTTAAATATATGTGTATGTTATATAATCACAATAAGACCGATTTCAGCCGACTGTATTTGCTTTCTTGACATTTTTCACCTattgtaaaacatataaaaaataaaaaataagacatgAAACAATATCTGAtcagatttaaaaataatacagCATAAGTAAATACATAGATATTGGATGTACAAATATACACGTCTTATTTCAATGAAAACTTTACACTCGTCAAAACAgtcatatttaaaattaaaaaaaagatctaATACAATTACATATCTTAGAGGATATACATTGCCAGCAACGATCTAACTTACATGTTTGGGAGTATTTCCTGACATGTTGAATTCACCATTATATCCCGGTCAGTAACGCATATATAATCTACGGAGAAGACAAATcaatttatttaattataattgaactcatcatagataccaatatCAAAACTTTAATTTACCCGAAATTCCGACAGATTTTGCCAAAAAAAGGTTATGTAACCAATGAAACTTCATAGTACTTCACGTTTTACTTAGTAAGTAAAATCCCAAACACACttagctccgaggaaaattcaaaacggaaggttcctaatcaaatggcaaaaacaattGATACTCAAGTCAAAcggatggacaacaactgtcatattcctgacttggtacaggcattttcaaatgtagaaaacgcgcttaacctctcatttgtatgacagtcgcatcatactcaattatatttacaacgatgcgtgatcaaaacagacataatcgttaaaattttcaaaatagggatacagcagtcatctTTTGTGCCAtaatctcaattagaacaaaaacagacaaatatttcatttagtAAGGGGAAAACATTTTAACCAAAAATGCTTGGATTTTGCTTCTCTTTAACGTTGATGTTAGCTTATTGATATGTATAAATGTGGCCTGACCAtcaatgaaacaaatataaaaacttgTATCGGCTGCGTTATTGctgaaataatttaaacaatagcTTGTTTGTTGCATCCTATCAGATGCTTGAACGTCTTGACAACAAACGAATTGAAATCAACAATCAGCTACTTGTATCGGTAGTGATATTTTCGATTTGTTTATTTTACAAGGTCTATACAAGGGTACACATGTAAGAGAACAACACAAGGTAtagatgttggttttttttttcgttaactATACATGTTGAtcactttttttaataaaaactcaCCTGCAGACAGTTTTGTACACGTAGATCTATAGCATGAGCAATCTGCGTCAGATGGGTTACAGAAACAACGGTTCGTTGGTCTCGTGACAAAAGTATACCCCTGTGTGTAGTCACAGCGACAAGCAGTATCGGCGCTAGAAGAATCATTGCTGAATACCAACTGTCCCTCATCAGCACATTTTGATTTACTGTAGATACAATCACTGTTTCCATGGGTGGTGAACACGATAGGTTGATATCTTCCGGCATCACACACTGCTAGGTTAAACAAGGGTTGGAACACTAGCTTACTTCCTTTAAATgcataattaaaataaattcattgtAACACTGGTATCTTCAAGATGTAGTTTCTACTCACAAGAGTGACACatcgggtgccatatgtggagcaggatttgcttgcCCTTCCATAGCACATGAGATGACGCCGAATTTTTGGTGaggttcaacatgttcaaattgcacagaaatattttttctatgttatattttgtatactgttgtttgttatTCGTTTGTTTTCGCTTCAGGCGCTTTGGCGTTGCTTTGAATTCTTTCATCTcttttttataactaaaacaccatgatttttatttttttctcattttgtattttgttttatttttttagaaaacaaatcCAACCAATTTGTCGTTAATGTACTTACTAATGTTTTAAAAGAGAAATGCAAAAGtatgataaattataaattttgactcATATTAATAAGTTCCAAGCATGCGTCCAATTGTATATTCGTATATTCTGAACAGAATTCATGATAAGTCTACAGTTATGATTGTTGAACATGTTGACATCAACGTCTTTTTACGTATTAACAGTAAAAAGGAGTTGCATTTTAGCACCTGATTCGAATTCAGAGATTTTGACATCTTACATGTATTAATAGTTTACACTTAGATTACATTGTactattatatatgtatatgacaatattttatatatatgatgttAAACGAGATGAGAAAACCGTATGGATATGTATAAACGCCATTTATAACATAATTACCATAGACACTGCATAACATTCAATAactaaatcatatttaaaaatgatGTATTCTGTTAGTATCTCACATTAATAACATTTTTATCAGtcggaattgttggtcctcaaagCTCTTAATTTTAGTCATTTAgttgaaatatcaattttcttgTCAATCCGAGGGTCACTGGTTAGTCTGTTGTAGTTAAAACGCGCGTCGGACCTACACAATTATAGCCCAGGTATCTTTGGTGAAAGTATCTCATTTTTATGATATTCTTCTCTTGAAAATTTAATACATTGCCAAAcagttgaaaataaattaaaaattattgcATTTCAGAAGATACCTGACCCATACTCACTTAATCAGcacaaaataaaattcaaaaaatcagTTTTACCTATGCTACTTCGATCTGAACCTGAACAATTTTCCATATATTTCTCTTCCAGTAAGTTGAACAAACATACATATTTGTCCTCCGAAGAACAGGAAATGTTTCCTTTTAATCTCCATTCTGCTTTGGCTGGACATTTTAAGTCGTATCCAGTCGCCGTTCCAATAATCTAAATGAGATAAGTATTAACGATTTTCTTCAATGCAAACCTTGTGAGAAaaatttgttttctgtaataTGTCATTGTTCAAGAAGTCTTCTTTGACATGCATTTTAGTCAGACTCTTTTACTGGACAACTATGTTAACATATATACTCTCATACAAAGGAAATGATCGTCATTCACGATGTGAAATGCTACAAATTATTTAGACAAGCAATGTATAATATATAAACTGTTTCAACTACTGTTGTGCGATTTACTCTTTGGACATTGTGTCTGCCGCTATTTCAGAATTAAGTAATTTCTAGTTTTGACTTGCGCAGTGGTATATTGAACCTACTGGTAACACTGGAGATATACTGAACTAGTAGTTGTATATCAAAGTTTGTATTTAATTATGATAAgactatacatttaaaatatgttttattcgtAAATTCCATTTATTTATGGTAGATAATAAACTCTGTAAGAATGAACATTATTGTGTATTGGCTGTACTGTTACGGTATTGTCTTGGTCTACATGGACCCGGATGTATTTAATCAAAggcattcaatataaaaaagatcgACTTTAACTGAGATGTATGCATGTTATGTACCCATTATACTTGTTGCATTTAATTTGACTAGCGATGactattatataataataatttcagACTTGTAAACTAATCAAGTATATTAGTGTGAACATGATACGGTAAAGGGGCAAATGTGACCTAATACATACATactgtaaacaaatttatttccgcggatactttatttcgcgtgaTACCAAATCTACTCCACTTCGCTGCTTTAAAAATTCGCGATTATCTTATTTTCATGATGTAGATTAATTAAATTTACTCATTCCTTACGATTTGTATTTGCGTTTTTTTTCTACTTGCGatagtcgcgaaaataaatcgctcgcgaaaataagttggtttacaaaatattttgactaTGCATTTAGAGAAAGGGAGTTAAAGGGTTTACCAGTTGAAAAGTCTTATCACATTATGGTCTATATTTACCAGTATTAGGAGAAAAATCATTTTGCCGCATCACTTATCAATAAAGTAATTTACTATTTTTCTGTGAGATCTCAACatcaaactacaaaaaaaatatacattgatatgtTATTTATAAAGTCTCACACTATCCGCTCAACTGGACAGTTCATATTTCACATCAGAATGCGGTTATATATTATAATACctaaataaggcaacagtagtataccgctgtttgaaagtcataaattgattgagagaaaacagaGCCGGATTACAAACTAAGACTGAGGtaacttttatggcaatgttgaatataaagttaacatgacaacaatacatgacaggactacagtacaaataaatgcaagcaCATTCAGGACAAAGAATTACAcatataaacattacaataggacatttcgacatgttaaAAGTTATCAGGTACCAAGCTTATCAGACATTCAATACAccatacgtgcgtttcgtctacataagactcaccaatgatgctcagatcgaaatagttaaaaaagccaaacaattacaaagaagaAGAGCATAaatgacccaaaattctaaaaagtggtgccaaatacggctacggttatcttggcctgggataagaaaatccttagtatttagaataattctaGAATAACTTTAACCCATGTATCTATTCACCGCAATAAACGATTCAATGTATGCATGTACAGTCAAACCTGTTTAAGAGACCACATGTATCAAGGAACGACCTGTGTTATAAGACCATTATTGTAGATTACTTCTGTAGTGCATTTCATATACATTGAACGAATTAAAAAACCATCTGTCTTAAGAGATTACATTTTTGCTCTCCCTTAAGTAGTGTCTTTAACCTGGTTGCACTGTATGTGATTCAAAACTGTGATTTTAACCTGAATGAAAAAATTAAGTAACCATATCCCTTGctgctatattttatttaatatgaacTGAACATTTTGTAATCTGGTTGTATCAATTTTGAGGTCAACAATCTTTTTTGCAAGTGAAactattgtttgtttatcttaTTTCAAATCCTAGATGTAAACTGCATGTGCAGACGCTATGTTAATGTTGCAGTACATTTAAGATTTTGAAGTCAAATCATCTTTCTTGTCGCAATTTGTTCTAACTGACCATTATTTTCACTTTGTAGGTGTCAGTCAGGTATGAGACATACTAAACTACATGTACTGTTTCTCTTATTTAACTTTCAATAAGATAAACGTTTTATAAAATAGTCGCCAAACTAAATAAACTAGTGAGATACTATGCTCTGTATAATGAGACGTGAAGTGAAGGGGAATTGAAAGTGCTAGATTTTTTTCATCCGTTCTTAGAAGATATTGTTtgaataaacaatgataaaggtACCAGTAGTATTCCGatattcaatagtcataaatcgattaaattgaaaaaaatccagATTAAAATAGAAAACCAAGCGTAACACAGCAATTTTAAGAGGAAATCAAGAGAACAAAATCAATACTGAACTGATA
It contains:
- the LOC143055097 gene encoding uncharacterized protein LOC143055097, producing the protein MIFLLILIIGTATGYDLKCPAKAEWRLKGNISCSSEDKYVCLFNLLEEKYMENCSGSDRSSIGSKLVFQPLFNLAVCDAGRYQPIVFTTHGNSDCIYSKSKCADEGQLVFSNDSSSADTACRCDYTQGYTFVTRPTNRCFCNPSDADCSCYRSTCTKLSADYICVTDRDIMVNSTCQEILPNIPYNTDENTAQLNESNTKGYSSAHHVAYFIIASIVVYFVVAVVVLNVSDFGKLQRHPTYRRKK